The sequence TCCTCACCGAGGGCATGCTCTCCCCCGGGCCCTACCGCGATCTCGTCCGCCGCCGGGACGACTACGAGCGCCGGCTCCGGAAGCTCGTCGAGGCGGGAGTCGCCTCGGGGGCCTTCGCGCCCTCTGACCCCAAGATGGTCGTGCTCGCGATGCTGGGCGCCATGAACTGGATTCCCAGGTGGTACTCGCCCGACGGCGAGCGTAGCCCCAAGGAGATCGGCGAGACCTTCGCGCGCTACCTGGTGCGCGGCCTGAGCCGAGGAGGCTTCCATGAGCACGGATCGGCTGTTTGACCGGTACCTGGAGGGCGAGCGCCCTGCCGACTACCGGACGCTGTCGGGGGTCGAGCTTCCGCCATTCCTCGCCGACCGCGCGGCGGCGGCCGGTGAACGCCCGGGTGAGTACCCCTTCACCCGCGGGATCCACGCTGAGATGTACCGGCAGCGCCTCTGGACGCGCCGCCAGCAGTCGGGCTATGGCACGCCGCGCGAGTCCAACGAGCGCCTCCACTACCTGCTCCGGCAGGGCGCCACGGGGCTGAACATCGACACCGACATGGCCACGAAGCTCGGCGCCGATCCGGACCATCCACTCTTCGAGGGAGAGATCGGGCGCCAGGGCACCTCCATCGCCACCCTCGAGGACATGGAGCAACTCTTCGACGGCATCCCGCTGGACAGGGTTTCCAGCACCCTCATCGTCCAGCCCCCCGCCTCCGCCCCCTTCCTGGCCATGTACCTCGCCGTCGCGCGGCGCCGGGGCATCCTCCCCTCCGCGCTCATCGGCACGATCATGAACTGCGCGCTCACCCAGCTCTCCGGGGCGACGCTGCAGGCCAACACCCACTTCTTCCCCATCGAGTTCAGCGTGCGCGTGGGCCTCGACGTCATGGAGTACTGCACGCGCGAGCTGCGCCGGTGGAACATCGTGAACGTCAACGCCTACAACATGCGGGAGACGGGCATCAACGCCATCCAGGAGGCGGCCTTCGCACTCGCGCTGGCGCTCGAGTACGCCGAGCGGCTGGTGGCACGGGGGCTCCCCGTGGACGCCTTCGCGCAGCGGATGGCCTTCTTCACCGCCGCGCACATCGACCTCTTCGAGGAGGTGGCCAAGCTCCGCGCCATGCGGCGGATCTGGGCCCGGCTCATGCGGGAGCGTCTGGGCGCGACGGAGGACCGCTCATGCTGGTTCCGCACGGCCATCCAGACCGCGGCCCTGCCGCTCACGGCCCAGGAGCCGCTCAACAACATCGTGCGCGCGGCGGTCCAGACGCTGGCGGCGGTGCTCGGCGGCAGCCAGTCCATCCACACGACCTCCTACGACGAGGCCTACGCACTGCCCTCCGAGGCTTCGCACCGCCTCTCCATTCGGACCCAGCAGGTGATCGGCTTCGAGACCAACGTGGTCAAGAGCGCCGACCCGCTGGGCGGCTCCCATCTCGTGGAGTGGCTCACGGACCGGCTGGAGACCGACATCCTCGCGATGATCGACGAGGTCCGGTCGCGCGGGGGGTTCGTCTCCGCCTTCAAGGCCGGCTGGGTGGAGCAGCAGATCCGCGCCGCCCGCTTCGCGCACATGGATCGCGTGGAGTCGGGCGCCCAGCCGGTCGTGGGAGTCAACTGCTTCCGCGACGAGGAGGCCGAGGAGCCGAAGCTGGAGTTCTTCGCCTACGAGCAGGCGATGCCCGAGGCCCGCATGCGCTACGTCCGCGAGTACCGCGCGCGTCGCCAGGCCCCGGGGCTCCCGGCCGCCCTCGACGCGCTCCGCCGCGCGACGGCCGCGGGCGACAACGTGATGCCCACCGTGCTCGCGGCCGTCGAGACAGGCGCCACGCTCGGCGAGGTCTGCCGCGCCTTCGGCGAGGCCATCGGCCACACGGTGGAGAGCTAGCGATGGCGCGCATCGTCCTGGCGAAGCTCGGCAGCGACGCGCACGACCTCGGGGTGACGACGGTGGCCCGGTGGCTGCGCGAGGGCGGGCACGAGGTGGTCTACGCCGGCCTCTACAACACCCCGGAGCGCGTGGCCCAGATGGCGCTCCAGGAGGACGCCGATCTGGTGGGTGTGAGCTGTCTCAGCAGCGACCCCGTCTACGCCGGCCGGCGCGTGCGCCAGACGCTCGAGGGGGTCGGGCTGGGACACGTCCCGCTCGTGGTGGGGGGCGTGGTGACCCCGGACATGAAGGCCGAGCTCGGACGGCTCGGCGTCGCCGCCGTCTTCGGCCCAGGCACGCCGCGCGAGCGGCTGCTCGAGTCCATCGCCGCCCTGCTGGCCGCGACCACCCGCGCTCGGGGCGCCGCGGACGGCACCCCGTCGCCCCACTGAGGAGCCGTGCCATGCCACCCAAGGTGACCGAACGACAGTACCAGGGGCAGGTGCACGAGCAGTCGCGCCGCCTCATGGCGGACTGGACGGCGGCGCTGGGCCGGGCGGAGGCCGAGCGGCAGCCCACGGCCGCCATCATGATCTCCGGCAACCTCGTCGAGCTGGTGCGTGCGCTGGGCTTCCTGCCCATGTTCCCAGAGGTCATCGCGCTGCAGAACGCCATCCGCAAGAAGTCGCTCCCGCTGATCCTGAAGGCGGAGCAGGCCGGCTACTCGGCCGACAACTGCGCCTACGTGAAGGCCGACATCGGCCTCTACCTCGACGGCGGCATGGGCCCGGGCGCCCCCATCCCCTTCCCGTCTCTCATCGTCTGCAACTACGTCGGCTGCAACGTGTACGTGAAGTGGTTCGAGCACCTCGCCGACGTCTCGGGCGCCCCGCTCTTCATGCTGGACGTCCCGTTCCTGCGCACCGACGCGCCCAGCCAGGCCGATCTCCGCTACGTGGTGCAGCAGCTCGAGGAGCTGATCGCGCTCGGCGAGGGCATGACCGGCCGGACATTCGACATCGACCGCCTGCGCGAGATCGTGGAGCATTCCG is a genomic window of Candidatus Rokuibacteriota bacterium containing:
- a CDS encoding cobalamin B12-binding domain-containing protein is translated as MARIVLAKLGSDAHDLGVTTVARWLREGGHEVVYAGLYNTPERVAQMALQEDADLVGVSCLSSDPVYAGRRVRQTLEGVGLGHVPLVVGGVVTPDMKAELGRLGVAAVFGPGTPRERLLESIAALLAATTRARGAADGTPSPH
- a CDS encoding methylmalonyl-CoA mutase — translated: MSTDRLFDRYLEGERPADYRTLSGVELPPFLADRAAAAGERPGEYPFTRGIHAEMYRQRLWTRRQQSGYGTPRESNERLHYLLRQGATGLNIDTDMATKLGADPDHPLFEGEIGRQGTSIATLEDMEQLFDGIPLDRVSSTLIVQPPASAPFLAMYLAVARRRGILPSALIGTIMNCALTQLSGATLQANTHFFPIEFSVRVGLDVMEYCTRELRRWNIVNVNAYNMRETGINAIQEAAFALALALEYAERLVARGLPVDAFAQRMAFFTAAHIDLFEEVAKLRAMRRIWARLMRERLGATEDRSCWFRTAIQTAALPLTAQEPLNNIVRAAVQTLAAVLGGSQSIHTTSYDEAYALPSEASHRLSIRTQQVIGFETNVVKSADPLGGSHLVEWLTDRLETDILAMIDEVRSRGGFVSAFKAGWVEQQIRAARFAHMDRVESGAQPVVGVNCFRDEEAEEPKLEFFAYEQAMPEARMRYVREYRARRQAPGLPAALDALRRATAAGDNVMPTVLAAVETGATLGEVCRAFGEAIGHTVES